From Herbiconiux flava, one genomic window encodes:
- the pucL gene encoding factor-independent urate hydroxylase produces the protein MAIVLGEHQYGKAENRIVRIYRDSPRHEIHDVNVSTALRGAFDPAHLTGDQGAVLPTDTQKQTAYSYAKEKGLTSIEPYGLTLAAHFVDDVEPVTGARIEIEEYEWERAVVDGAEHDHTFVRKGQEVRTAAITVEGVGADQTSHVIGGFKDLVLLKTTGSEFHGFLEDPYTVLEPTSDRIMATSLVAKWRFVMDEVGDPAAFDWEGVYLGIKRTVIEVFATLHSLALQQTLYEMGKAVLEQYPFLAEIRMSAPNKHHFLYDLSPFGLTNDNEVFNADDRPYGLIQASVVRDDAPAAGSAWTIAGGFA, from the coding sequence ATGGCCATCGTCCTCGGAGAGCACCAGTACGGCAAAGCCGAGAACCGCATCGTGCGCATCTACCGCGACAGCCCGCGGCACGAGATCCACGACGTCAACGTCTCGACCGCCCTGCGCGGCGCCTTCGACCCGGCCCACCTGACGGGTGACCAGGGCGCGGTGCTGCCGACCGACACCCAGAAGCAGACCGCCTACTCCTACGCCAAGGAGAAGGGGCTCACCTCGATCGAGCCCTACGGCCTCACCCTCGCGGCGCACTTCGTCGACGACGTCGAGCCCGTCACCGGTGCCCGCATCGAGATCGAGGAGTACGAGTGGGAGCGGGCCGTCGTCGACGGCGCCGAGCACGACCACACCTTCGTGCGGAAGGGCCAGGAGGTGCGCACCGCCGCCATCACGGTGGAGGGCGTCGGCGCCGATCAGACGAGCCACGTGATCGGCGGCTTCAAGGATCTGGTGCTGCTGAAGACCACCGGCTCCGAGTTCCACGGCTTCCTCGAAGACCCGTACACCGTGCTCGAGCCCACCAGCGACCGCATCATGGCGACCTCGCTGGTGGCCAAGTGGCGCTTCGTGATGGACGAGGTGGGCGACCCCGCCGCCTTCGACTGGGAGGGCGTGTACCTCGGCATCAAGCGCACCGTGATCGAGGTCTTCGCCACGCTGCACTCGCTCGCCCTGCAGCAGACGCTCTACGAGATGGGCAAGGCGGTGCTCGAGCAGTACCCGTTCCTCGCCGAGATCCGCATGTCGGCGCCGAACAAGCACCACTTCCTCTACGACCTCTCGCCGTTCGGCCTCACCAACGACAACGAGGTCTTCAACGCGGATGACCGTCCCTACGGTCTCATCCAGGCCTCCGTCGTGCGCGACGACGCCCCCGCGGCCGGCTCGGCCTGGACGATCGCGGGCGGCTTCGCCTGA
- the uraH gene encoding hydroxyisourate hydrolase: MTERSHVTTHVLDSVIGRPAAGVPVILEHDEVGNWVMIGSATTDEDGRVTSLGPVALKPGRYRVSFDTATYFAEQEVKAFYPEVQITFDLADAGAHYHVPLLLSPFAYSTYRGS; encoded by the coding sequence ATGACCGAACGCAGCCACGTCACCACGCACGTGCTCGACTCCGTGATCGGGCGCCCGGCGGCGGGGGTGCCGGTCATCCTCGAGCACGACGAGGTGGGCAACTGGGTGATGATCGGCTCGGCGACCACCGACGAGGACGGGCGCGTGACGAGCCTCGGGCCCGTCGCGCTGAAGCCGGGGCGGTACCGGGTGAGCTTCGACACGGCGACGTACTTCGCCGAGCAGGAGGTGAAGGCGTTCTACCCCGAGGTGCAGATCACCTTCGACCTCGCCGACGCCGGCGCGCACTACCATGTGCCCCTGCTGCTCAGCCCCTTCGCCTACTCCACCTACCGCGGCAGCTAG
- a CDS encoding 2-oxo-4-hydroxy-4-carboxy-5-ureidoimidazoline decarboxylase, translating into MENAPAPVDSPEFREALRSCLGVDRFVDEVAAAAPFPSHDQLLAVADRVVSSLTPAEVEAALAHHPRIGERAAGEGQAQRFSRSEQSAADASDAALAEEITTGNREYEARFDRVFLIRAAGRGRSEILQELRRRLLLDDAAEAATVAGELHDITMLRLASLYPPDPAAD; encoded by the coding sequence ATGGAGAACGCGCCAGCGCCCGTCGACAGCCCGGAGTTCCGGGAGGCGCTGCGGTCGTGCCTCGGGGTGGATCGCTTCGTCGACGAGGTGGCCGCTGCGGCGCCGTTCCCGTCGCACGATCAGCTGCTGGCCGTGGCCGACCGGGTGGTGTCGTCGCTGACCCCGGCGGAGGTGGAGGCGGCACTCGCCCACCATCCGCGGATCGGGGAGCGGGCCGCCGGCGAGGGGCAGGCGCAGCGGTTCAGCCGCTCGGAGCAGTCGGCGGCCGACGCCTCGGACGCGGCGCTCGCCGAGGAGATCACTACCGGCAACCGGGAGTACGAGGCGCGGTTCGACCGGGTGTTCCTGATCCGGGCGGCGGGGCGCGGGCGGAGCGAGATCCTGCAGGAGCTGCGGCGGAGGCTGCTGCTCGACGATGCGGCCGAGGCGGCCACGGTCGCGGGGGAGCTGCACGACATCACGATGCTGCGGCTCGCGAGCCTGTACCCGCCCGATCCGGCCGCCGACTGA
- a CDS encoding nucleotidyltransferase family protein translates to MSPSRSVGVLLAAGAGRRMGRPKALVTASDGEPWLTHGVQVLLEGGCDEVLVVLGAAADEARPLLAGLLVDPRVGTTDARTWAEGLSASLAHGVGAAVEAGADVVVVTLVDLPGLRPEAVERLRAGAHRRTLAQAFYEGRPGHPVVIGSEHAEALIAALDASHADRGARAFLVANGATEVDCSDLGGGDDVDRPVRASGAPAESRE, encoded by the coding sequence ATGTCCCCCTCGCGCTCGGTCGGTGTGCTGCTGGCCGCCGGCGCCGGCCGCCGGATGGGCCGCCCGAAGGCCCTCGTCACCGCCTCCGATGGCGAACCCTGGCTCACGCACGGCGTGCAGGTGCTGCTCGAGGGGGGCTGCGACGAGGTGCTCGTCGTGCTCGGCGCCGCCGCCGACGAGGCCCGCCCCCTCCTGGCCGGCCTGCTCGTCGATCCGCGGGTCGGAACGACGGATGCCCGTACCTGGGCCGAGGGCCTCTCCGCCTCCCTGGCGCACGGCGTCGGCGCGGCGGTCGAGGCGGGCGCCGACGTCGTCGTGGTGACGCTCGTCGACCTGCCCGGCCTCCGTCCCGAGGCCGTGGAGCGCCTCCGCGCCGGAGCCCACCGCCGCACCCTGGCGCAGGCCTTCTACGAGGGGCGGCCCGGGCATCCGGTGGTCATCGGGTCCGAGCACGCCGAGGCGCTGATCGCCGCGCTCGACGCCTCGCACGCCGACCGCGGCGCCCGGGCGTTCCTCGTCGCGAACGGGGCGACGGAAGTCGACTGCAGCGACCTCGGAGGCGGCGACGACGTCGACCGGCCGGTGCGAGCATCCGGAGCACCTGCTGAGAGCCGGGAATGA
- a CDS encoding NADPH-dependent F420 reductase — MTATGLSTIGFIGAGNIGGQLARLAVAHGYSVVISNSRGPETLASLVAELGPQARAATPAEAAEAGDIVVVTVPLKAYKAVPVEPLAGKTVIDTNNYYFERDGRIPELDEEKTTVSGMLQEHLPTSTVVKAFNNIMAADLTTDGRPAGDPDRRALPIAGDDAAAKTLVSTLLDEFGFDAVDAGPLADSWRFERDRPAYVIRMTAAEVPAKLAAAGTRP; from the coding sequence ATGACTGCAACAGGACTCAGCACCATCGGTTTCATCGGCGCCGGCAACATCGGCGGGCAGCTCGCGCGGCTCGCCGTCGCGCACGGCTACTCGGTCGTGATCAGCAACTCGCGGGGGCCCGAGACGCTCGCCTCGCTCGTCGCCGAGCTCGGCCCGCAGGCGCGCGCGGCGACCCCGGCCGAGGCCGCGGAGGCCGGTGACATCGTCGTCGTGACCGTGCCGCTGAAGGCGTACAAGGCCGTGCCCGTCGAGCCGCTCGCCGGCAAGACCGTGATCGACACGAACAACTACTACTTCGAGCGCGACGGGCGCATCCCCGAGCTCGACGAGGAGAAGACGACCGTCTCGGGCATGCTGCAGGAGCACCTGCCGACCTCGACCGTCGTCAAGGCGTTCAACAACATCATGGCGGCCGATCTCACCACCGACGGCCGCCCGGCCGGCGACCCCGACCGCCGCGCCCTCCCGATCGCGGGCGACGACGCCGCCGCCAAGACCCTCGTCAGCACCCTCCTCGACGAGTTCGGCTTCGACGCGGTCGACGCGGGCCCCCTCGCCGACTCCTGGCGTTTCGAGCGCGACCGCCCGGCCTACGTCATCCGCATGACGGCCGCGGAAGTCCCCGCCAAGCTCGCGGCGGCGGGCACCCGCCCCTAG
- a CDS encoding MurR/RpiR family transcriptional regulator, whose translation MSVQTMNIGQRIDRSYGELSPQEQRAADFILDHLSDLAVYSGTELAQRSGVSKATVSRLFRRLGFENAQEVREHARSLRSSGVPVGGATPGATADLSAHLVREVENLRRCLDALGPERLEQATSLLVRGRTVTIVGLRNSYPVAVHLREQLAQARDSVLLAPLPGQTLAEEFAERDARDTAVVLGFRRRPAGFGRMIAGIADRGVPVILIGDPSARRYAEFASVWIECPIDSVSPLDSYASAMSLANVLASNTLAAHARDSRTRIAAINTLYDAFGELEQP comes from the coding sequence ATGAGCGTGCAGACGATGAACATCGGCCAGCGGATCGACCGCAGCTACGGCGAGCTGTCGCCGCAGGAGCAGCGGGCGGCCGACTTCATCCTCGACCACCTCAGCGACCTCGCCGTGTACTCGGGCACCGAACTCGCGCAGCGGAGCGGGGTCTCGAAGGCGACCGTCTCGCGCCTGTTCCGGCGCCTCGGCTTCGAGAACGCGCAGGAGGTGCGGGAGCACGCGCGCTCCCTCCGCTCCTCGGGCGTGCCCGTCGGCGGGGCGACCCCGGGGGCGACCGCCGACCTGTCGGCCCACCTCGTGCGCGAGGTGGAGAACCTGCGGCGCTGCCTCGACGCCCTCGGGCCCGAGCGGCTCGAGCAGGCGACCTCGCTGCTCGTGCGGGGGCGCACCGTGACGATCGTGGGCCTCCGCAACAGCTACCCCGTCGCGGTGCACCTGCGCGAGCAGCTCGCCCAGGCGCGTGACTCGGTGCTCCTCGCGCCGCTGCCCGGGCAGACCCTCGCCGAGGAGTTCGCCGAGCGGGATGCGCGCGACACGGCCGTGGTGCTCGGCTTCCGCCGGCGGCCGGCGGGGTTCGGTCGGATGATCGCGGGCATCGCCGACCGCGGTGTGCCGGTCATCCTGATCGGTGACCCGTCGGCCCGCCGCTACGCCGAGTTCGCGAGCGTCTGGATCGAGTGCCCGATCGACAGCGTCTCCCCGCTCGACAGCTACGCCAGCGCGATGAGCCTCGCGAACGTGCTGGCGTCGAACACCCTGGCGGCGCACGCCCGCGACAGCCGCACCCGCATCGCGGCGATCAACACCCTCTACGACGCCTTCGGTGAACTCGAGCAGCCCTAG
- a CDS encoding allantoate amidohydrolase has translation MTGVGGPGGGGGRPSGAASGAAGAGAAAAREVPADTTAAVVLERCELLATHSSLPGGLIQRVNLSPEHAAVNAIAAGWMQDAGMTTWQDAAGNQCGRLEGAEPGLPALLLGSHLDTVPRAGKYDGILGVLTAIAVVQRIRSSGRALPFALEVVAFADEEGTRFGRALIGSRAYAGTFDPAWWELLDEHGVSLHQAFLDFGLDPSTVQDAARRPEEFVGYLEAHIEQGPYLEDENKALGIVSSIAGARRFLITITGRAGHSGTPYERRRDALAGAADAILAIERIARSAQLIATVGHLQVSPGAVNVIPGEVEFSLDLRGEYDSERDRIWTVIQDMLTDICRQRRLSWESVETHSAPAAECSARLRAAVGEGIRSTGDRRPMSLFSKAGHDAMAIAAITEIGMLFVRCEGGVSHNPAEHVTEADVAATIDAFERAVLAVAASSSSSSAAAGSAESA, from the coding sequence GTGACGGGGGTCGGTGGGCCGGGCGGCGGTGGCGGCCGTCCTTCAGGTGCTGCTTCGGGTGCTGCGGGCGCCGGCGCCGCTGCGGCGCGCGAGGTGCCGGCCGACACGACGGCTGCCGTCGTGCTCGAGCGATGCGAACTGCTCGCGACGCACTCGTCGCTGCCGGGCGGGCTGATCCAGCGCGTGAACCTCTCGCCCGAGCACGCCGCGGTCAACGCGATCGCCGCCGGGTGGATGCAGGACGCCGGCATGACCACCTGGCAGGACGCGGCGGGCAACCAGTGCGGCCGCCTCGAAGGTGCCGAGCCCGGGCTTCCGGCGCTGCTGCTGGGCTCGCACCTCGACACGGTGCCGCGGGCGGGGAAGTACGACGGCATCCTCGGGGTATTGACGGCCATCGCGGTGGTGCAGCGCATCCGCTCGTCGGGTCGTGCGCTGCCGTTCGCCCTCGAAGTCGTGGCCTTCGCCGACGAGGAGGGCACCCGCTTCGGGCGGGCGCTGATCGGCTCGCGCGCGTACGCCGGCACCTTCGACCCCGCGTGGTGGGAGCTGCTCGACGAGCACGGGGTGAGCCTGCACCAGGCGTTCCTCGACTTCGGGCTCGACCCGTCGACGGTTCAGGATGCTGCACGGCGGCCCGAGGAGTTCGTAGGGTATCTCGAAGCTCATATCGAGCAGGGCCCGTACCTCGAGGACGAGAACAAGGCGCTCGGGATCGTGTCGTCGATCGCCGGGGCCAGGCGCTTCCTGATCACGATCACGGGGCGGGCCGGACACTCGGGCACGCCCTACGAGCGGCGGAGGGACGCGCTCGCCGGGGCGGCCGACGCCATCCTCGCGATCGAGCGGATCGCCCGGTCGGCGCAGCTGATCGCCACCGTCGGTCATCTGCAGGTGTCGCCGGGGGCGGTCAACGTCATCCCGGGCGAGGTGGAGTTCAGCCTCGATCTGCGGGGCGAGTACGACAGCGAGCGGGATCGGATCTGGACGGTCATCCAGGACATGCTGACCGACATCTGCCGGCAGCGGCGGCTCTCGTGGGAGAGCGTCGAGACGCACTCGGCGCCGGCTGCGGAGTGCAGTGCACGGTTGCGGGCGGCGGTGGGGGAGGGCATCCGCTCGACCGGCGACCGGCGGCCGATGTCGCTGTTCTCGAAGGCGGGGCACGACGCCATGGCGATCGCGGCGATCACCGAGATCGGGATGCTGTTCGTGCGGTGCGAGGGCGGGGTGAGCCACAACCCGGCGGAGCACGTGACCGAGGCGGACGTCGCGGCGACGATCGACGCGTTCGAGCGGGCGGTGCTGGCGGTGGCCGCGTCGTCGTCGTCGTCATCGGCAGCGGCCGGCTCGGCCGAGAGCGCCTGA
- a CDS encoding pyridoxal-phosphate-dependent aminotransferase family protein yields the protein MSTPPDLLQINPPPRLLMGPGPINADPRVLRAMSAQLVGQYDPAMTAYMTETMGLYRQVFRTANEQTLLIDGTSRAGIEAAILSLVAPGDRVLVPVFGRFGHLLREIAERAGAEVHVIEREWGTVFTEREIEEAVVRVKPALLAVVHGDTSTTLAQPLEGLGELCAKHGVLFYTDVTASLAGNAFDADALGLDAVTAGLQKCLGGPSGSAPATFSAKAVERIESRKSIEAGIAGSSDEIRESRIRSNYFDLAMIFDYWGEKRLNHHTEATTMLYGARECARIIVEEGLDATIERHRMHGAAMLAGVEGLGLSVFGDPAAKMNNVVAVRIPEGVTGDAVRGQMLEDFGIEIGTSFGPLHGKVWRIGTMGYNARKDAVLTTLAALEQVLRRNGAAGAPGAAVEAAYGVYEGAGA from the coding sequence ATGAGCACGCCGCCCGACCTGCTTCAGATCAACCCGCCCCCGCGCCTCCTGATGGGACCCGGCCCGATCAACGCCGACCCACGTGTGCTGCGCGCCATGTCGGCGCAGCTCGTCGGCCAGTACGACCCCGCGATGACGGCGTACATGACCGAGACCATGGGCCTGTACCGCCAGGTGTTCCGCACGGCGAACGAGCAGACGCTGCTGATCGACGGCACCTCCCGCGCGGGAATCGAGGCGGCCATCCTGTCGCTCGTCGCCCCCGGCGACCGGGTGCTCGTGCCCGTCTTCGGCCGCTTCGGGCACCTGCTGCGCGAGATCGCCGAACGCGCCGGCGCCGAGGTGCACGTGATCGAGCGCGAGTGGGGCACCGTCTTCACCGAGCGCGAGATCGAGGAGGCCGTCGTCCGGGTGAAGCCCGCCCTCCTCGCCGTCGTGCACGGTGACACCAGCACCACGCTCGCCCAGCCGCTCGAGGGCCTCGGCGAGCTGTGCGCGAAGCACGGCGTGCTGTTCTACACCGACGTCACGGCATCGCTCGCCGGCAACGCATTCGACGCCGACGCGCTGGGGCTCGACGCCGTGACGGCGGGGCTGCAGAAGTGCCTCGGTGGGCCGTCCGGCTCGGCGCCCGCGACGTTCTCGGCGAAGGCCGTCGAGCGCATCGAGTCGCGCAAGAGCATCGAGGCCGGGATCGCGGGGTCCTCCGACGAGATCCGTGAGTCGCGCATCCGCTCGAACTATTTCGATCTCGCCATGATCTTCGACTACTGGGGCGAGAAGCGCCTCAACCATCACACCGAGGCCACCACGATGCTCTACGGCGCCCGCGAGTGCGCGCGCATCATCGTCGAGGAGGGGCTCGACGCCACCATCGAGAGGCACCGGATGCACGGGGCCGCCATGCTCGCGGGCGTCGAGGGTCTCGGGCTGAGCGTGTTCGGCGACCCGGCGGCGAAGATGAACAATGTGGTGGCGGTGCGCATCCCGGAGGGGGTGACGGGCGACGCCGTGCGGGGGCAGATGCTCGAGGACTTCGGGATCGAGATCGGCACCTCGTTCGGGCCGCTGCACGGCAAGGTCTGGCGGATCGGGACGATGGGGTACAACGCGCGGAAGGACGCGGTGCTGACGACGCTGGCCGCGCTCGAGCAGGTGCTGCGGCGGAACGGCGCGGCGGGGGCGCCGGGGGCAGCGGTCGAGGCGGCATACGGGGTGTACGAGGGGGCCGGGGCGTGA
- a CDS encoding AtzH-like domain-containing protein, whose product MAEALPSGVTSLAGSLPAGELEALLGAFRGYEAALMSNDIEVLDGSFAPGDDTLRGDANGLLVGHERIAAFRGLRGGVARRRIVELHVRVVAPDAALLVSVSAFDAGGTGLQTQLWQRSPAGTWTIGAAHVTGAPPALNRAVWRMAGTPLVPASAPGPLAGTTVAVKDLFDVAGFSVGAGNPVFLAEAGRASVDADAVAALRAAGAAVQGIAQTDEFAYSIAGRNVHYGTPPNPAVPGAIPGGSSSGPATAVSLGQATIGLATDTAGSIRVPASYQGLWGLRTTHGAVSTRGLLPLAPSFDTVGWLTRDAATLRAAAAASLAPASGGVVALRPAFVVAAELLEGCDPEVAAAFDAFVAELGGAGERVELGGLDAVFAAFRTVQGAEAWRADGAWVAAHPGAVGDDVAERFAIAAAITPGQELDAREVLRQARERFDAALGGRVLLLPSASSAAPPLDASAETIAAVRAATLRMTSVAGTGGYPAVSVPLMRVRTPSGSAPLGLCLVGPRGSDLALVDLAAALAAIAYAPE is encoded by the coding sequence GTGGCTGAGGCCCTGCCCTCCGGTGTCACCTCGCTGGCCGGGTCGCTGCCGGCCGGGGAGCTCGAGGCGCTGCTGGGTGCGTTCCGGGGGTACGAGGCGGCGCTCATGTCCAACGACATCGAGGTGCTCGACGGCTCGTTCGCGCCGGGGGACGACACGCTGCGGGGCGACGCGAACGGGCTGCTCGTCGGGCACGAGCGCATCGCGGCGTTCCGGGGGCTGCGCGGTGGGGTGGCGCGGCGCCGCATCGTCGAGCTGCACGTGCGGGTGGTGGCTCCGGATGCGGCACTGCTCGTGTCCGTCAGCGCCTTCGATGCCGGCGGAACAGGGCTGCAGACGCAGCTCTGGCAGCGTTCGCCCGCCGGCACCTGGACGATCGGAGCCGCCCACGTCACCGGCGCCCCGCCCGCGCTCAACCGCGCGGTCTGGCGGATGGCGGGGACGCCGCTCGTCCCCGCTTCCGCTCCGGGGCCGCTGGCCGGGACGACGGTGGCGGTGAAGGATCTGTTCGACGTGGCGGGGTTCTCGGTGGGGGCGGGGAACCCGGTGTTCCTCGCGGAGGCGGGGCGGGCATCCGTCGACGCCGATGCCGTGGCGGCGCTCCGGGCCGCAGGCGCGGCCGTGCAGGGGATCGCGCAGACCGACGAGTTCGCGTACAGCATCGCCGGGCGGAACGTGCACTACGGGACACCGCCGAACCCCGCGGTGCCGGGGGCGATCCCGGGTGGCTCGTCGAGCGGGCCCGCCACCGCGGTGTCACTCGGGCAGGCGACGATCGGGCTGGCGACGGACACGGCCGGGTCGATCCGGGTGCCGGCGTCGTACCAAGGGCTGTGGGGGCTGCGCACCACGCACGGGGCGGTGAGCACGCGGGGGCTGCTGCCGCTCGCGCCCTCGTTCGACACCGTGGGCTGGCTGACGCGCGACGCCGCGACGCTGCGCGCGGCGGCTGCCGCGTCGCTCGCGCCGGCCTCCGGCGGCGTCGTCGCGCTGCGTCCGGCGTTCGTCGTGGCGGCCGAGCTGCTCGAGGGATGCGACCCCGAGGTCGCAGCTGCGTTCGACGCATTCGTCGCCGAGCTCGGGGGAGCAGGGGAGAGGGTGGAACTGGGCGGGCTGGATGCGGTGTTCGCCGCGTTCCGCACCGTGCAGGGCGCCGAGGCGTGGCGGGCCGACGGGGCGTGGGTGGCCGCGCATCCGGGAGCCGTGGGGGACGACGTCGCCGAGCGCTTCGCGATCGCCGCCGCGATCACGCCCGGGCAGGAGCTCGACGCGCGCGAGGTGCTGCGGCAGGCGCGGGAGCGGTTCGACGCGGCGCTCGGCGGGCGGGTGCTGCTGCTGCCGTCCGCCTCGTCGGCGGCGCCTCCGCTGGACGCCTCGGCCGAGACCATCGCGGCGGTGCGGGCCGCGACGCTGCGGATGACCTCCGTCGCCGGCACCGGCGGGTACCCCGCGGTCTCGGTGCCGCTGATGCGCGTGCGGACGCCGAGCGGCAGCGCGCCGCTCGGCCTCTGCCTCGTCGGGCCGCGCGGATCCGACCTCGCGCTGGTCGACCTCGCCGCCGCCCTCGCCGCCATTGCGTACGCTCCGGAATAA
- a CDS encoding acetamidase/formamidase family protein, producing MRMSITAALQPGAGEIRATEYLAASLSHVLWGRLPCATDRPVLTIDSGTDVTIDTLSHEGILEDQGRDPAAFFAANGVDRSLVLDDAVALAASAYPRSGTDGPHVVTGPIAVRGAQPGDLLKMTVLETTPRVPYGVISNRHGKGALVGEMPVSQRSMSVFAELEHGLDGSEWGTLPLVPGGERSVRFPLRPFLGIMGVAVAGDQRPHSVPPGAHGGNIDINLLTVGSSLYLPVQVPGALAYVGDPHFAQGDGEVALTAMEASLRVTVRFEVVPQAEAVDAFGTLAGPLAETSEFLVPTGLDEDLDVAVQNCVRAALGLLEARYGMDRALAYAYLSAATDFDISQVVDIVKGVHARIRVSDFAGVRRG from the coding sequence ATGCGCATGTCGATTACGGCGGCCCTGCAGCCCGGCGCGGGCGAGATCCGCGCCACCGAGTACCTGGCCGCGAGCCTCTCGCACGTGCTCTGGGGGCGGCTGCCCTGCGCGACCGACCGGCCCGTGCTCACGATCGACTCGGGCACCGACGTGACGATCGACACGCTGAGTCACGAGGGCATCCTCGAGGACCAGGGTCGCGACCCGGCCGCCTTCTTCGCCGCGAACGGCGTCGACCGGTCCCTGGTGCTCGACGACGCGGTGGCGCTGGCCGCATCCGCCTACCCCCGCTCGGGCACGGACGGACCGCACGTCGTGACCGGCCCGATCGCCGTGCGCGGTGCGCAGCCGGGCGACCTGCTGAAGATGACCGTGCTCGAGACGACTCCGCGCGTGCCGTACGGTGTCATCTCGAATCGGCACGGCAAGGGCGCGCTGGTGGGGGAGATGCCCGTCTCGCAGCGGTCGATGAGCGTCTTCGCCGAGCTCGAGCACGGGCTCGACGGCTCGGAGTGGGGCACGCTGCCGCTCGTGCCGGGCGGGGAGCGGTCGGTGCGGTTCCCGTTGCGTCCGTTCCTCGGGATCATGGGCGTGGCGGTGGCCGGCGATCAGCGGCCGCACTCGGTGCCGCCGGGTGCGCACGGGGGCAACATCGACATCAATCTTCTGACCGTCGGGTCGTCGCTGTACCTGCCGGTGCAGGTGCCGGGCGCGCTCGCCTACGTCGGCGACCCGCACTTCGCGCAGGGCGACGGGGAGGTGGCGCTGACCGCGATGGAGGCGTCACTGCGGGTGACGGTGCGGTTCGAGGTGGTGCCGCAGGCCGAGGCCGTCGACGCGTTCGGGACGCTCGCCGGGCCGCTGGCCGAGACCTCCGAGTTCCTGGTGCCGACGGGGCTCGACGAAGACCTCGACGTGGCGGTGCAGAACTGCGTGCGCGCCGCGCTGGGCCTCCTCGAGGCGCGCTACGGCATGGACCGGGCGCTCGCCTACGCCTACCTCAGCGCCGCCACCGACTTCGACATCTCGCAGGTGGTCGACATCGTGAAGGGCGTGCACGCGCGCATCCGGGTGTCCGACTTCGCGGGGGTGCGACGTGGCTGA
- a CDS encoding YoaK family protein, which yields MLKRLRANSGNLHLALMLALTFSTGVVDAIGYLGLDKVFAGNMTGNVVILGMALAGAPGLPWLGPLIALFAFMAGAVVGGRVLRPIKAGWTTRTTWLITVVGLMLSGLAITLFITDGAPPQPWEYLITTFLAMAMGLQAATARHIGVKDVTTVVVTSTITGFAADSRLAGGKGQPWFRRAAAIVLIAAGAGVGALLLMLHIGWGLAAAALITVVVALIGHITAHVKHAERAAAAEAPETAPAGR from the coding sequence GTGCTCAAGAGACTCCGCGCCAACAGCGGCAACCTGCACCTCGCGCTCATGCTCGCGCTGACGTTCTCGACCGGCGTCGTCGACGCGATCGGCTACCTCGGGCTCGACAAGGTGTTCGCGGGCAACATGACGGGCAACGTCGTCATCCTGGGCATGGCGCTCGCGGGGGCGCCCGGGCTGCCGTGGCTCGGCCCGCTGATCGCGCTGTTCGCCTTCATGGCCGGCGCGGTCGTCGGCGGCCGGGTGCTGCGCCCGATCAAGGCGGGGTGGACCACCCGCACCACCTGGCTGATCACTGTCGTGGGGCTGATGCTCAGCGGGCTCGCGATCACCCTCTTCATCACCGACGGGGCCCCGCCGCAGCCGTGGGAGTACCTCATCACGACGTTCCTCGCGATGGCGATGGGCCTGCAGGCGGCAACCGCCCGGCACATCGGCGTGAAGGACGTGACCACCGTCGTGGTCACCTCGACCATCACCGGCTTCGCCGCCGACTCGCGCCTGGCGGGCGGCAAGGGCCAGCCGTGGTTCCGCCGCGCGGCCGCGATCGTGCTGATCGCCGCGGGTGCGGGAGTGGGCGCGCTGCTGCTGATGCTGCACATCGGCTGGGGCCTCGCCGCCGCCGCGCTGATCACCGTGGTGGTGGCCCTGATCGGGCACATCACCGCCCACGTGAAGCACGCCGAGCGCGCCGCCGCCGCCGAGGCGCCCGAGACCGCCCCCGCGGGCCGCTAG